In Thauera aromatica K172, one DNA window encodes the following:
- a CDS encoding cobalamin biosynthesis central domain-containing protein, translated as MPQQHLPFPNGRLAVVAITRHGIALGGRVLAALPGATLFAPEKFRATAEAAAPGACACFAGKVGDQIPALFAAFDGIVAIVSLSAVVRLIAPHLKSKETDPGVVVVDEAGRWAIPLLSGHLGGANAIAAALQQAVGATPVLTTASDARATLAVDLLGRELGWTFDASHDELVRASAAVVNDEPVALVQEAGSRDWWARHANGRSGPLPANLHCFARLEDIDPARFGAVLWISHRALPAGWAARLAGKRVIYRPPQEAAREERAWEETA; from the coding sequence ATGCCCCAGCAACACCTTCCTTTCCCCAACGGCCGCCTCGCCGTCGTCGCCATCACCCGCCACGGCATCGCCCTCGGCGGGCGCGTGCTCGCCGCCCTGCCCGGCGCCACGCTGTTCGCGCCGGAGAAGTTCCGCGCCACGGCCGAGGCCGCCGCCCCCGGCGCCTGCGCCTGCTTCGCCGGCAAGGTCGGCGACCAGATCCCGGCGCTGTTCGCCGCCTTCGACGGCATCGTCGCGATCGTCTCGCTCAGCGCCGTCGTGCGCCTGATCGCGCCCCACCTGAAGAGCAAGGAAACCGACCCCGGCGTCGTCGTCGTCGACGAGGCCGGGCGCTGGGCGATCCCGCTGCTATCGGGCCACCTCGGCGGCGCCAACGCCATCGCCGCCGCGCTGCAGCAGGCGGTGGGCGCCACCCCGGTGCTGACCACCGCCTCCGACGCGCGCGCGACGCTCGCCGTCGACCTGCTCGGGCGCGAGCTCGGCTGGACCTTCGACGCCAGCCACGACGAGCTCGTGCGCGCCAGCGCCGCGGTGGTGAACGACGAGCCGGTCGCCCTCGTGCAGGAAGCCGGCAGCCGCGACTGGTGGGCGCGCCACGCCAACGGCCGCAGCGGCCCGCTGCCGGCCAACCTGCACTGCTTTGCACGCCTCGAGGACATCGACCCGGCGCGCTTCGGCGCGGTGCTGTGGATCAGCCACCGCGCGCTGCCCGCGGGCTGGGCCGCACGCCTCGCCGGCAAGCGCGTGATCTACCGCCCGCCGCAGGAGGCAGCGCGGGAGGAGAGGGCGTGGGAGGAAACAGCGTGA